The following are encoded together in the Fibrobacter sp. UWB13 genome:
- a CDS encoding glycosyl hydrolase produces the protein MGCKTIAGACSAMAFATAIAATSALAAPTTYEAEDLAGATVVEDADYSGGKYAKTADPSGITFTVKVEETAVYDITTKVLIKQYDWTTSKIAVNGVDVGSMLTTPRNCDSSYVVSASAKMKAGENKITVGNQAIGVDYITVERHPDAVFKISELPVTPNATESARKVYTFLRENFGKKTVSGMMISDQNFNYDYGNMRLIPPGGCTPADSCKFSDEEVSWKGQTDIAEFYKRSGHYPAIGGFDMLFAAGGHHEEGWFKGYTENNLVMTEQLWEMGGIPTYTWHWKVGEDTVFYTQGTPAGFNNPGCTEDVMGTSETNTCFNYTKAFKGDKCQDIDETSQEYKDIVADVDIVSGYFKQLQEKGIAVVWRPLHEASGGWFWWGTASPECYVQLYRLVFDRMVNTNKLTNLIWVWNINTDPKFGYDYSALNAAWYPGDAYVDIVAVDIYDPLNDHNSAANYYNKIVSDVGTSKMIALSENGAIPDIDSIAEDRAYWSYWMTWSQTWSGNFLEKTTTEMWKKNLDDNRIIALDDMPGWDKISVRNPIAKRIITNKINVTINGKSLSLSTNQNGNATVTVFDLTGHRVATLLQGQISAGTHSLSIQSLAAGNYIVKASVGHHNTMQVLRLK, from the coding sequence ATGGGATGTAAAACAATCGCGGGCGCTTGCTCCGCAATGGCTTTTGCCACAGCTATCGCGGCAACATCAGCTTTAGCCGCACCGACAACTTACGAAGCCGAAGATTTGGCTGGCGCAACTGTTGTCGAAGATGCTGATTATTCGGGCGGAAAATACGCAAAGACAGCAGACCCTAGCGGCATCACATTCACCGTCAAGGTCGAAGAAACCGCCGTCTACGACATTACCACCAAGGTTCTGATCAAGCAATACGACTGGACCACCTCTAAAATCGCGGTCAACGGCGTAGATGTAGGCTCCATGCTGACTACCCCGCGCAACTGCGATTCGAGCTACGTGGTTTCGGCATCCGCCAAAATGAAGGCCGGCGAAAACAAGATTACCGTCGGAAACCAAGCGATTGGCGTGGACTACATTACCGTCGAACGCCACCCCGACGCGGTATTCAAGATTAGCGAATTGCCGGTAACTCCGAACGCGACGGAATCGGCCCGCAAGGTCTACACCTTCCTCCGCGAAAATTTCGGCAAGAAGACCGTTAGCGGCATGATGATCAGCGACCAGAATTTCAACTACGATTACGGCAACATGCGGCTCATTCCGCCTGGCGGCTGCACGCCCGCGGATTCCTGCAAGTTCAGCGACGAGGAAGTCTCGTGGAAGGGCCAGACCGACATCGCCGAATTCTACAAGCGTAGCGGGCACTACCCCGCCATTGGCGGCTTCGACATGCTGTTTGCGGCAGGCGGTCACCACGAAGAAGGCTGGTTCAAGGGCTACACCGAAAACAACCTGGTGATGACCGAGCAGCTGTGGGAAATGGGCGGCATTCCGACTTATACCTGGCACTGGAAGGTCGGGGAAGACACCGTGTTCTACACGCAGGGCACTCCCGCAGGCTTTAACAACCCCGGCTGCACCGAAGACGTCATGGGAACAAGTGAAACCAACACCTGCTTCAACTACACCAAGGCCTTCAAGGGCGACAAGTGCCAGGACATCGACGAGACCTCGCAGGAATACAAGGACATCGTCGCCGACGTGGATATCGTTTCGGGCTACTTCAAGCAACTGCAGGAAAAGGGAATCGCCGTCGTGTGGCGCCCCCTGCACGAGGCCAGCGGTGGCTGGTTCTGGTGGGGTACCGCAAGCCCCGAATGTTACGTGCAGCTTTACCGACTCGTATTCGACCGTATGGTGAACACAAACAAACTCACGAACCTCATCTGGGTATGGAACATCAATACCGACCCGAAATTCGGCTACGATTACAGCGCCCTGAATGCGGCATGGTACCCGGGTGATGCATACGTAGACATTGTCGCAGTCGACATTTATGACCCGCTGAACGACCACAACTCTGCAGCCAATTACTACAACAAGATTGTGAGCGACGTGGGCACAAGCAAGATGATTGCCTTGAGCGAAAACGGCGCCATTCCCGACATCGACAGCATTGCCGAAGACAGGGCCTATTGGAGCTACTGGATGACCTGGAGCCAGACCTGGAGCGGAAACTTCTTGGAAAAGACGACCACAGAAATGTGGAAGAAGAATCTCGATGACAACCGCATCATCGCTCTTGATGACATGCCAGGTTGGGACAAAATTTCTGTCCGCAATCCCATAGCAAAACGCATTATAACAAATAAAATAAATGTTACTATAAACGGCAAGTCGCTTTCGCTATCCACGAATCAAAACGGCAACGCCACCGTCACTGTTTTTGACCTGACCGGACACCGAGTTGCTACACTTTTGCAAGGTCAAATTTCGGCAGGAACGCATAGCTTAAGCATCCAATCGCTCGCCGCCGGCAACTACATTGTCAAGGCTAGTGTCGGACATCACAATACCATGCAGGTTTTACGCTTAAAATAG
- a CDS encoding glycosyl hydrolase: MFMKHFNYTNFIATATVAALAGTAFAATPIRLEAEDAVLADDHKVVVITDAKASGGKSVDMKDGNLEFKVTVPATGYYTLWATYLIPSTSTNKIQNLTVNGVSAGQISFGISDEFTTIKGAGKIKLTAGENKIGIVHSWGYVNLDYIELTEYEASPWSISPNPVTPEPTESAQKLYNFLLNNFGKHVISGVMTERPFENNGQYTPQTYETQTELSYINKASGKNVVLVGFDFLHASGKNSDQQWYQGYTHASLEMAKTVWKAGGIPQFNWHWKDPMHEVEAFYTQSSGNDPYTEFSINKAYDESTGKWKTSSDEYKAIVRDMEMIADSLLTLQKEGVAVLWRPLHEASGKWFWWGTDGAKPCVALYKLMFDIFVNQKGLHNLIWVWTTDEANDALDWYPGDEYVDVVGRDYYYYPRESNHSSLIGSFETVKEIFGGKKIVALSENGSVPYPDEMKADGANWSWFMPWYGDYAMEGWANDNNAESWKIVMNNEYTLTLEDMPGWDKYEIVTPPPTGIKNSLHSQNIAASLSVIGKNLQVSIPSVAANANARVAIFDMQGNQVMSRTINGANASINLNGIAVGQYLVKVQGKGFAQNGRILVK, translated from the coding sequence ATGTTTATGAAACACTTTAACTACACAAATTTTATCGCTACGGCAACTGTCGCAGCACTCGCAGGCACCGCTTTTGCCGCCACCCCCATCCGTTTAGAAGCTGAAGACGCCGTCCTCGCCGATGACCACAAAGTCGTCGTGATTACAGATGCCAAAGCTTCGGGCGGAAAATCCGTCGATATGAAAGACGGCAATTTGGAGTTCAAAGTGACAGTCCCCGCAACGGGCTATTACACACTTTGGGCCACATACCTAATCCCCTCAACATCGACCAACAAAATCCAGAACTTGACCGTCAATGGAGTTTCTGCAGGGCAGATTTCTTTTGGAATTTCTGACGAATTCACGACCATCAAAGGTGCGGGCAAAATCAAACTCACCGCAGGCGAAAACAAAATAGGCATCGTCCACAGCTGGGGTTACGTCAATCTCGATTACATCGAACTCACAGAATACGAAGCCAGCCCGTGGAGCATTTCACCGAATCCTGTCACGCCAGAGCCAACCGAAAGCGCACAGAAGCTCTACAACTTCTTGCTCAACAATTTCGGCAAGCACGTGATTAGCGGTGTCATGACGGAACGCCCGTTCGAAAACAACGGTCAGTACACTCCGCAAACCTACGAAACGCAAACCGAGCTCAGCTACATCAATAAGGCTAGCGGCAAGAACGTGGTTCTCGTAGGCTTTGACTTTTTACATGCCTCGGGCAAGAATTCCGACCAACAGTGGTATCAGGGGTACACGCACGCTTCGCTCGAAATGGCAAAGACGGTCTGGAAAGCAGGTGGCATTCCGCAATTCAACTGGCATTGGAAAGACCCGATGCACGAAGTCGAAGCGTTCTACACGCAATCGAGCGGAAACGACCCCTACACCGAATTCAGCATCAACAAGGCTTACGACGAATCCACCGGCAAGTGGAAAACGAGCAGCGACGAATACAAGGCCATTGTCCGCGATATGGAAATGATTGCCGACTCGCTTTTGACTTTGCAAAAAGAAGGCGTTGCCGTTCTTTGGCGCCCGCTCCACGAAGCTAGCGGCAAGTGGTTCTGGTGGGGCACCGATGGCGCCAAGCCGTGCGTTGCTTTGTACAAGCTCATGTTCGATATTTTCGTGAATCAGAAAGGATTGCACAACTTGATTTGGGTGTGGACCACCGACGAAGCAAACGATGCACTCGACTGGTATCCGGGCGACGAATACGTGGATGTTGTCGGTCGCGACTACTATTACTACCCGCGCGAATCCAACCACTCCAGCCTCATCGGCAGCTTTGAGACGGTCAAGGAAATTTTCGGCGGCAAAAAGATTGTCGCGCTCAGCGAAAACGGTTCTGTGCCCTACCCTGACGAGATGAAGGCCGATGGCGCCAACTGGAGCTGGTTTATGCCGTGGTATGGCGACTACGCAATGGAAGGCTGGGCAAACGATAACAATGCCGAAAGCTGGAAAATCGTGATGAACAACGAATATACCTTGACGCTCGAAGATATGCCGGGATGGGACAAGTACGAAATCGTCACGCCACCGCCAACAGGAATCAAGAATTCGTTACATTCGCAGAACATTGCCGCAAGTTTGTCTGTTATCGGCAAGAATTTGCAAGTGAGCATTCCGAGCGTTGCTGCAAACGCCAACGCAAGAGTTGCAATTTTCGACATGCAGGGCAATCAGGTAATGAGCCGCACTATCAATGGTGCAAATGCTAGCATCAACTTGAATGGAATTGCGGTTGGGCAGTACCTCGTGAAAGTGCAAGGCAAAGGTTTCGCGCAGAACGGAAGGATTCTGGTAAAGTAA
- a CDS encoding T9SS type A sorting domain-containing protein, which translates to MINFKTLLVTSLLGTAAFAAPGLTVSGTDLQYNGKKIFFSGTNLAWSDYNSDVGSSPLDENAWRKAVEGTRAAGGNAIRWWLFNNMSQSPTIDESTHLVTGPKENTIANMKKALDIAEEYGVMVSMCLFSHNLMEPNQWGIYNEKLDITANELLFEDAGTKAFIDNVLIPVVKAIGNHKALMTWEVFNEPEGMTSECSGWTTKKMALAKIQKFTNKVAAAIHTTNPDLLVSTGSVNIKYQKHWNDAALIEAGGEANGTLDFFQTHYYPYWQDNSVSPFVNTAAQMATKYSYDSKPMIIGEFPASGWAGDTYRSNFAAKTEITTEECYSKAFDGGYAGALAWQYIGDKTEANFGGYSYTIEPALDAMKKLAATEEASIKIKDVNIEGGNGGNGMMAVTYGADNGQVEYQNKGGWDLSKATTFTWTAKNNGKTDADIYLIFKLTDSWTWTETDGSCKVPAGEKVTCSIDISSFADRNKTLSITFANYAAGYTGTVIYDDIKAGATTLFDFNTDKYDAFKRGYENTEEMIPEIKIVFDENYVYGKTSISKSKLAATSKFSINGDKIMLNTKAKGQVSVDVFGMNGRIVATLFNGVLGAGNYVFSLADMPKGQYIIRMKGTGITTTQPVVLK; encoded by the coding sequence ATGATCAACTTCAAGACTTTGCTCGTAACATCGCTCCTCGGAACGGCCGCATTTGCAGCCCCGGGGCTCACGGTAAGCGGAACCGATTTGCAATACAACGGCAAGAAGATTTTCTTCTCGGGTACAAACCTCGCCTGGAGCGACTACAACTCCGACGTGGGTTCAAGCCCACTCGACGAAAACGCATGGCGCAAGGCTGTGGAAGGCACGCGAGCCGCAGGCGGTAACGCAATCCGCTGGTGGCTTTTCAACAACATGAGCCAGAGCCCTACGATTGACGAATCTACGCACTTGGTTACAGGTCCAAAGGAAAACACCATCGCGAACATGAAGAAGGCATTGGACATTGCCGAAGAATACGGCGTAATGGTCTCGATGTGCCTTTTCAGCCACAACTTGATGGAACCGAACCAGTGGGGCATTTACAACGAAAAGCTCGACATTACCGCTAACGAATTGCTTTTCGAAGATGCTGGCACCAAAGCATTTATAGACAACGTTCTTATTCCGGTCGTGAAAGCCATTGGCAACCACAAAGCGCTCATGACTTGGGAAGTCTTTAACGAACCCGAGGGCATGACTAGCGAATGCAGCGGCTGGACTACAAAGAAGATGGCACTTGCCAAAATCCAGAAGTTTACGAACAAGGTTGCAGCAGCCATCCACACGACAAACCCGGATCTTCTCGTTTCGACCGGTAGCGTGAACATCAAGTATCAGAAGCATTGGAATGACGCAGCCCTCATCGAAGCGGGTGGCGAAGCCAACGGTACGCTCGACTTTTTCCAGACGCACTATTACCCGTACTGGCAAGACAATTCCGTAAGCCCGTTCGTGAATACAGCAGCCCAGATGGCTACCAAGTATAGCTACGACAGCAAGCCGATGATCATCGGTGAATTCCCGGCAAGCGGTTGGGCTGGCGATACTTACAGATCCAATTTCGCCGCAAAGACAGAAATTACAACGGAAGAATGCTACAGCAAGGCTTTTGACGGCGGTTACGCAGGCGCTCTCGCTTGGCAGTATATCGGCGACAAGACCGAAGCAAACTTTGGCGGTTACAGCTACACGATTGAACCTGCGCTCGATGCCATGAAGAAGCTCGCCGCAACGGAAGAAGCAAGCATCAAGATTAAGGATGTGAACATTGAAGGTGGCAATGGCGGAAACGGCATGATGGCTGTGACCTACGGTGCCGACAATGGCCAGGTAGAATACCAGAACAAGGGCGGTTGGGACTTGTCCAAGGCTACCACGTTCACGTGGACCGCCAAGAACAACGGCAAGACCGACGCAGACATCTACTTGATTTTCAAGCTCACGGATTCCTGGACCTGGACAGAAACGGACGGCAGCTGCAAGGTTCCGGCAGGCGAAAAAGTTACATGCTCTATCGACATTTCTAGCTTTGCCGACCGCAACAAGACGCTCAGCATCACGTTTGCGAACTACGCCGCAGGCTACACCGGCACGGTGATTTACGATGACATCAAGGCTGGCGCCACGACACTCTTTGACTTCAACACCGACAAGTACGACGCCTTCAAGCGCGGTTACGAAAACACCGAAGAAATGATTCCGGAAATCAAGATCGTCTTCGATGAAAACTACGTTTACGGCAAGACTTCGATTTCCAAGAGCAAGCTCGCCGCCACATCCAAGTTCTCCATCAACGGCGACAAGATTATGCTCAACACAAAGGCTAAGGGGCAGGTCAGCGTCGACGTGTTCGGCATGAACGGAAGAATCGTTGCCACGCTCTTTAACGGAGTGCTTGGCGCAGGCAATTACGTGTTCAGCCTCGCTGATATGCCGAAGGGCCAGTACATCATCCGCATGAAGGGTACTGGAATCACCACGACACAGCCGGTGGTTTTGAAGTAA
- a CDS encoding DUF3536 domain-containing protein — protein MTEKNPLYFTIHGHFYQPPRENPWTGVIENQPSARPFHDWNERIASECYSPNSASRILNSKGKIVDIVNNYDFMSFNIGPTLMGWIRTNTPDTYKRIQDADKRSQERMNGHGNAIAQVYNHIIMPLASTQDKRTQIRWGIEDFKFHFGRMPEAMWLAETAINFETVVELIKAGIKYTILSPTQADKFRKFGDKKWTDCSNTNIDTTRPYRIYPRDKEGNLVCDGYLDVFFYNPWLSSAVGFEHLLRDAGTFGHRIESAWDANRSDPQLVSIGTDGESYGHHEPFGDMCAAWLYNKFAPQNNMVPVNYGWFLEKFPPKHEVELKNFYGEGCAWSCAHGVGRWYRDCGCSTGGGADWNQKWRGPLRDAFNHLKEVADNIFVREFEKISKIDPWEARNNYIQVIVAPEDESRKEQYLKDTLKDYEKPEDRAKAIRLLEIQKFCLFSFTSCGWFFNDIEGLEPVQNMRYALRAMQLLKPFLPMGDNLKSEILYILARATSNEHKWNGAEVFTKYAEENVPSVIKQMAERAAIYHLELEEDYLNKDSRITATKIASRRRQTLVRTSYEDNDLGESCVTTNLVVTDQLSRVNIVVAMGEEKESGLTFVENTNMTTEQLHELYPTAYVVRMSNLASDSLKRINQLSTQMHLENITKSFSGFALNHGISIDSLADPDHTLPDTMRKILTVEINARIHHAALQLLNEHNKANIEEIHELITEATALNTHFSFGGLGHMFFHKLTLLIDEVSKKFNEETLNYITDLITVADWLKIFINKTSLENHVFGIYKQYKAEPDGKFAALKPMFQWLNFEVV, from the coding sequence ATGACCGAAAAGAACCCCCTTTACTTTACCATTCACGGACATTTTTATCAGCCCCCTCGCGAAAACCCTTGGACTGGTGTTATCGAGAACCAGCCGAGTGCGCGCCCGTTCCACGACTGGAACGAACGAATTGCCAGTGAGTGCTATAGCCCGAACTCCGCAAGCCGTATTTTAAATTCTAAAGGCAAAATTGTCGATATCGTAAACAATTACGATTTTATGAGCTTCAACATCGGCCCGACTCTCATGGGCTGGATCCGAACCAACACGCCCGACACCTACAAGCGCATTCAGGACGCCGACAAACGCAGCCAGGAACGCATGAACGGTCACGGCAACGCGATTGCTCAAGTTTACAACCACATCATCATGCCTCTTGCAAGCACGCAAGACAAGCGTACACAAATCCGCTGGGGCATTGAAGATTTCAAGTTCCATTTCGGTCGCATGCCCGAAGCCATGTGGCTTGCCGAAACAGCCATCAACTTTGAAACTGTTGTCGAGCTCATCAAGGCAGGCATCAAGTACACAATTCTTTCGCCCACGCAGGCTGACAAGTTCCGCAAGTTTGGCGACAAGAAGTGGACCGATTGCAGCAACACGAATATCGATACCACGCGCCCGTACCGCATTTACCCGCGCGACAAGGAAGGCAACCTCGTCTGTGACGGTTACCTCGACGTGTTCTTCTACAACCCGTGGCTTTCGAGCGCCGTCGGCTTTGAACATTTGCTCCGCGATGCAGGAACATTCGGCCACCGCATTGAAAGCGCCTGGGACGCAAACCGCAGCGATCCGCAGCTCGTAAGCATCGGCACTGACGGCGAATCTTACGGCCACCACGAACCGTTTGGCGACATGTGCGCCGCATGGCTCTACAACAAGTTCGCCCCGCAGAACAACATGGTTCCGGTGAACTACGGTTGGTTCCTCGAAAAGTTCCCGCCCAAGCACGAAGTCGAACTCAAGAACTTCTACGGTGAAGGCTGTGCCTGGAGCTGCGCTCACGGCGTAGGCCGCTGGTACAGAGACTGCGGCTGCTCCACCGGCGGTGGCGCCGACTGGAACCAGAAATGGAGAGGCCCGCTCCGCGATGCCTTTAACCATCTCAAGGAAGTTGCCGACAACATTTTCGTTCGCGAATTCGAAAAGATTTCGAAGATTGATCCGTGGGAAGCACGCAACAACTACATCCAAGTCATTGTCGCCCCTGAAGACGAATCCCGCAAGGAACAGTACCTCAAGGACACACTCAAGGATTACGAAAAACCGGAAGACCGCGCCAAGGCCATCCGACTCCTCGAAATCCAGAAGTTCTGCCTGTTCAGCTTCACGAGCTGCGGATGGTTCTTCAACGATATCGAAGGTCTGGAACCGGTGCAGAACATGCGTTACGCTCTCCGCGCGATGCAGCTTTTAAAGCCGTTCCTCCCGATGGGCGACAACCTCAAGAGCGAAATTCTGTACATCCTCGCCCGCGCCACAAGTAACGAACACAAGTGGAACGGCGCCGAAGTCTTCACGAAGTACGCCGAAGAAAACGTCCCGTCCGTCATCAAGCAGATGGCAGAACGCGCTGCGATTTACCACCTCGAACTTGAAGAAGACTACCTCAACAAGGATTCCCGCATCACGGCTACAAAGATTGCGTCCCGCCGTCGCCAGACGCTCGTGCGCACATCTTACGAGGACAACGATCTCGGCGAATCTTGCGTGACCACGAACTTAGTCGTCACGGACCAGCTCAGCCGCGTAAACATTGTTGTCGCCATGGGCGAAGAAAAGGAAAGCGGTCTCACGTTTGTTGAAAATACGAACATGACGACAGAACAGCTCCACGAGCTCTATCCGACAGCATACGTTGTCCGCATGAGCAATCTCGCGAGCGATTCTCTGAAGCGCATCAACCAGCTTTCGACGCAGATGCACCTCGAGAACATCACAAAGTCGTTCTCCGGCTTTGCGCTGAACCATGGCATTTCCATCGACAGCCTTGCCGACCCGGACCACACCTTGCCGGACACAATGAGAAAGATCCTCACTGTGGAAATCAACGCCCGAATTCACCATGCCGCATTGCAGTTGCTAAACGAGCACAACAAGGCGAACATCGAAGAAATTCACGAGCTCATCACCGAAGCAACAGCGCTCAACACGCACTTTAGCTTTGGCGGGCTTGGCCACATGTTCTTCCATAAGCTCACGCTCCTCATCGATGAAGTTTCCAAGAAGTTCAACGAAGAAACCCTCAACTACATCACCGACCTCATCACGGTCGCCGATTGGCTGAAGATTTTCATCAACAAGACTTCTCTCGAAAACCACGTCTTTGGCATCTACAAGCAATACAAGGCAGAACCTGACGGAAAGTTTGCGGCCCTCAAGCCGATGTTCCAATGGTTAAACTTTGAGGTGGTTTAA